One Cicer arietinum cultivar CDC Frontier isolate Library 1 chromosome 8, Cicar.CDCFrontier_v2.0, whole genome shotgun sequence DNA segment encodes these proteins:
- the LOC101489835 gene encoding uncharacterized protein, translated as MQFFGGSEISPSPPAPTASGNNGHMLYVFNRNGICLLYREWNRPLHTLNAQQDHKLMFGLLFSLKSLTAKMDPTSSEKGNLGVPQLPGQGCSFHSFRTNTYKLSFMETPSGIKIILVTHPRTGDLRESLKYIYNLYVEYVVKNPLYTPGAPIRSELFNTTLDQYVRGIA; from the exons ATGCAATTCTTTGGGGGTTCTGAGATCAGTCCGTCACCACCTGCGCCGACAGCTTCAGGAAACAATGGCCATATGTTGTATGTGTTCAATAGGAATGGTATATGTTTGCTTTATAGAGAATGGAACCGTCCCTTGCATACGTTGAATGCTCAGCAAGATCATAAGTTAATGTTTGGTCTGCTTTTTTCGCTTAAGTCATTAACTGCCAAGATGGATCCCACTAG TTCCGAGAAAGGAAACCTTGGCGTACCTCAGTTACCTGGTCAAGGTTGTTCGTTTCACAGCTTTCGCACTAATACATACAAACTTAGTTTCATGGAAACTCCTTCTGGAATAAAG ATTATCTTGGTAACTCATCCTAGAACTGGTGATCTTCGGGAATCCTTGAAGTATATCTACAATTTGTATGTCGAGTATGTTGTCAAGAATCCACTCTACACACCTGGAGCTCCTATAAG